A window from Erythrolamprus reginae isolate rEryReg1 chromosome 11, rEryReg1.hap1, whole genome shotgun sequence encodes these proteins:
- the XKR8 gene encoding XK-related protein 8, which produces MAGTGCSPGCSLPQPPPFRFLDLVFALVGTLAFLVDLGADVWVAANYLRAGHFQWGGLILGLLLLSSLTTQFFSWAWFRSDSDKEGLSQPSSRTSKLLHVLQLGYLYRCFCVLKVGFKACKMEDATEIHQAFAIFLSHDVSLLRLFETFLESAPQLVLVIYIILHTNQAEIFQVLGICTSFVCITWALLDYHQTLRSFLQDKHKLPFLSSVFYFLWTFLLMCPRIFSLALFAVVFSSFIFLHFLVIWLVMLLWVSLQGTDLMEHTTFEWFYRATVAVILYFCWFNVAEGKTCHRSAIYHGFLILDSSILFVSWWWYRIPSSWDSQVCPALLAALVCYALGIFLKCVYYKCFHPTMKTALTTVNDEVDITERGDENAVVFRQMVIETPVINHRTYGLAQNFFAGSLAEETRYQQNGTVSDMYL; this is translated from the exons ATGGCCGGGACCGGCTGCAGTCCTGgctgcagccttccccagccgcCCCCTTTCCGCTTCCTGGACTTGGTCTTTGCCCTGGTGGGCACCCTGGCCTTCCTGGTGGACTTGGGGGCCGACGTCTGGGTGGCTGCCAACTACCTCCGAGCCGGCCACTTCCAATGGGGAGGGCTGATCCTGGGACTGCTGCTGCTCTCCTCCCTGACGACCCAGTTCTTTAGTTGGGCTTGGTTCCGGAGTGACTCGGACAAGGAAGGCCTCTCCCAGCCGTCTTCCCGGACGTCGAAGCTGCTCCATGTCCTGCAGCTTGGCTACCTGTACAG ATGTTTCTGTGTCCTGAAGGTAGGTTTCAAGGCGTGCAAGATGGAAGATGCAACAGAAATTCATCAGGCCTTTGCCATTTTCCTATCACATGATGTCAGTCTGTTGCGCCTCTTCGAGACTTTTCTGGAAAGTGCGCCTCAGCTCGTTCTGGTGATCTACATCATCCTACACACTAACCAAGCGGAGATATTTCAAG TACTTGGGATTTGCACATCTTTTGTGTGCATCACCTGGGCCCTCTTGGATTACCACCAGACCCTGCGCAGCTTCCTGCAGGACAAACACAAGTTGCCCTTCCTGTCTTCGGTCTTCTACTTCCTGTGGACCTTCCTGTTGATGTGTCCTCGCATTTTCTCGTTGGCGCTCTTTGCAGTAGTCTTCTCAAGCTTCATTTTCCTCCACTTCCTCGTCATCTGGTTGGTCATGCTTCTCTGGGTCTCTCTGCAAGGGACAGACCTGATGGAACACACCACCTTTGAGTGGTTTTATCGAGCTACGGTAGCCGTTATCCTCTATTTCTGCTGGTTCAATGTGGCTGAAGGGAAAACGTGCCACCGCTCAGCTATTTACCACGGTTTCCTCATTCTGGATAGCAGCATCCTGTTTGTCTCTTGGTGGTGGTACAGGATTCCCTCGAGCTGGGATTCCCAAGTGTGCCCTGCACTTCTGGCTGCCTTGGTCTGTTATGCCCTTGGCATTTTCTTGAAATGTGTCTACTACAAGTGTTTTCATCCCACTATGAAAACTGCACTCACTACGGTTAACGATGAAGTAGACATAACTGAGCGTGGGGATGAAAATGCTGTTGTGTTCCGGCAAATGGTTATAGAAACCCCCGTCATCAACCATCGGACATATGGACTCGCTCAGAACTTCTTTGCTGGTTCTTTGGCAGAGGAGACTCGGTACCAACAGAATGGGACTGTCAGTGATATGTATCTATGA